The following coding sequences lie in one Daphnia pulex isolate KAP4 chromosome 1, ASM2113471v1 genomic window:
- the LOC124194568 gene encoding chitobiosyldiphosphodolichol beta-mannosyltransferase-like, with protein sequence MAVDKRACVVVLGDVGRSPRMQYHALSLAKEGYSVDIVGYSGSAPHSDLLFSPKISFHYMNPPPSFISIFPRFITYFLKVLWQTWFLVWTLFWISKPSFYLVQNPPSIPTLPVCWFIARVNRTQLAIDWHNYGYTIMGLTLGPSHLLTRFSHFIEAFFGRLAGINMCVTKAMSQDLQKNWGVCATTLYDRPAEIFRPVSLSEKHELFLKLGKDYHEFSSSRPDDTLLTERFADGEVRLRLDRPGLLVSSTSWTEDEDFSILLDALDEYELNRSVNSSDYPPLLCVITGKGPLKNYYAKLIQAKEWQHVEICTPWLEPEDYPKLIASADLGVSLHTSSSGFDLPMKIVDMFGCGLPVCAVGYDCLKELVTDGKNGMIFKTAGDLADKLLAWFHGFPQNNEENRQLYRRQLEVYQSLRWHSEWCKVALPLLSVD encoded by the exons ATGGCGGTTGATAAAAGAGCTTGTGTCGTGGTGTTAGGGGACGTGGGAAGGAGCCCAAGGATGCAATATCATGCTTTATCACTAGCAAAAGAAGGATACAGTGTAGATATTGTTGGATATAGTGGATCAGCTCCTCATTCAGATCTGTTGTTCTCTCCAAAAATATCATTCCATTATATGAACCCACCTCCTTCCTTTATCTCAA tttttccTCGGTTCATCACATACTTCCTAAAAGTTCTATGGCAAACttggtttttggtttggaCTCTCTTTTGGATATCTAAACCAAGTTTCTATCTAGTGCAAAATCCACCTTCAATTCCTACACTTCCAGTTTGTTGGTTTATAGCTAGAGTCAACAGAACTCAGCTGGCTATTGATTGGCATAACTATG GTTACACAATCATGGGACTTACTCTTGGTCCCAGTCATTTACTGACTAgattttcacatttcattGAAGCTTTTTTCGGGAGATTGGCCGGCATAAATATGTGTGTGACAAAAGCTATGAGTCAAGATCTTCAAAAGAACTGGGGTGTTTG TGCTACTACATTGTATGATCGACCAGCAGAAATCTTTCGTCCGGTATCCTTGTCTGAGAAACATGAACTTTTTCTCAAGTTGGGAAAGGATTATCACGAGTTTTCCTCTTCTCGCCCAGATGACACTCTACTGACGGAACGTTTTGCTGATGGAGAAGTTCGGCTACGTTTAGATCGTCCAGGTCTGCTTGTGTCGAGCACATCTTGGACAGAAGACGAAGATTTCTCTATTTTGCTCGATGCTTTAGatg agtaTGAGCTGAACCGATCAGTTAATTCATCTGACTACCCGCCATTATTGTGTGTTATAACTGGAAAAGGACCCctcaaaaattattatgcTAAACTCATTCAGGCCAAGGAATGGCAGCACGTAGAAATATGTACTCCATGGCTCGAACCGGAAGACTATCCAAAACTGATcg CCAGTGCTGACTTGGGGGTTAGTCTTCACACGTCCTCCTCTGGATTCGATCTGCCGATGAAAATAGTAGACATGTTTGGATGTGGTTTGCCTGTCTGTGCTGTCGGATACGACTG TTTGAAGGAGCTGGTAACAGACGGCAAAAACGGAATGATTTTCAAGACCGCAGGTGATTTAGCCGATAAATTACTCGCCTGGTTCCACGGATTTCCGCAGAACAACGAAGAAAATCGTCAGCTCTACCGTCGTCAATTGGAGGTATACCAAAGCCTGCGCTGGCATAGCGAATGGTGTAAAGTAGCGTTGCCCCTTTTGTCCGTCGACTAA
- the LOC124194577 gene encoding RAB6A-GEF complex partner protein 2-like: MIEVTANLIGGPVYFTGDKISCRVTFSYVHQTSKSHNSYVQTKDSGECSEVLGWASAQVVCICSINPQKVLVSDSVSNPSRATFNSTSLSPRAGERGLVIFSTKPKILVCDLKLPDDSCSEYIYEETIPSNLPPSFRGQAIKYSYKLKIGLQRVGASVKLLHVPLRLMTWQNLGLHSCHDEQEIVVSNPFLKTNISMNSELDDPLESMQLLTSRRSPSIYKVTNSKGKVVSLCLFKNGYRLGEDIVGTLDFGDSKVSCMQYSVTLQSQELVPEEKRCRIGGQQSKLGDESVLTSYSKHHEFCIGFLQTHLSLPVPLHVTPSFDTDMVALKWRLHFEFVTAVSALNWNGETAWEPPKVTDIETMVWDLPIVIYPTAPAHVSKALYGACEANILL, translated from the exons ATGATTGAGGTTACTGCTAACTTAATAGGAGGCCCGGTTTACTTTACTGGAGATAAAATTTCTTGTCGAGTTACATTCAGCTACGTTCACCAAACTTCGAAATCTCATAACAGTTATGTTCAAACTAA AGATTCTGGTGAATGCAGTGAAGTTTTGGGATGGGCAAGTGCACAAGTAGTATGCATTTGCAGTATAAATCCACAAAAAGTTTTGGTTTCGGATTCTGTTTCCAATCCCAGTAGGGCTACTTTTAACAGTACATCACTCTCTCCAAGAGCTGGGGAGAGAggtttggttattttttctacaaaaCCTAAAATCCTAGTGTGTGATTTGAAACTGCCTGATGACAGCTGTTCAGAAT ATATATACGAAGAAACAATTCCCAGTAATTTACCTCCATCATTTCGGGGCCAGGCAATTAAGTACtcttacaaattaaaaattggattgcAGAGAGTTGGAGCATCAGTAAAATTGCTGCATGTGCCTCTTAGACTGATGACATGGCAAA ATTTAGGATTGCACAGCTGTCATGATGAGCAAGAAATTGTTGTCTCAAACCCTTTCTTGAAAACAAATATATCCATGAATTCAGAATTGGATGATCCTTTAGAAAGCATGCAG TTACTTACTTCTAGGAGAAGTCCTAGTATTTACAAAGTGACAAACAGTAAAGGAAAAGTAGTAAGTCTCTgccttttcaaaaatggatATAGACTTGGGGAGGATATTGTAGGAACATTAGACTTTGGTGATTCTAAGGTTTCGTGCATGCAG TATTCGGTCACTTTACAAAGCCAAGAACTTGTGCCTGAGGAGAAACGCTGTCGAATTGGAGGACAACAGTCCAAGCTTGGCGATGAATCCGTTTTAACATCGTACTCAAAGCACCATGAATTTTG tatCGGTTTCCTTCAAACCCATCTCTCGCTCCCTGTTCCACTGCACGTTACGCCGTCATTCGACACGGATATGGTAGCTTTAAAATGGAGACtgcattttgaatttgttacTGCCGTCTCTGCTTTAAATTGGAATGGCGAAACTGCTTGGGAGCCACCGAAAGTTACGGATATCGAAACAATGGTTTGGGACTTGCCGATTGTGATTTATCCAACTGCTCCAGCACATGTTTCAAAAGCATTGTATGGTGCATGTGAGGCAAATATACTTTTGTAG
- the LOC124194585 gene encoding INO80 complex subunit C-like isoform X1: MAKKKKVCISNSKKNDAGSVSTVRTEPQVSSPISVDGPLDEVVCNEETKVDIPFKNKSYEAKKSNKRKIWKGLKQLITQERSQEWVTEAVFYSSIDAPPSFKPAKKYSDLSGLLGNYTDPHTHLRFAQADEYRTIQTLPSDIVSGYLTLRKASNPVG, encoded by the exons atggcaaaaaaaaagaaagtgtgt atCTCAAACAGTAAGAAAAATGATGCTGGCAGTGTTAGTACAGTTCGCACAGAACCCCAGGTTTCAAGTCCCATATCTGTTGATGGTCCATTAGATGAGGTGGTGTGCAATGAAGAGACAAAAGTTGACATTCCATTTAAGAACAAATCTTATGAA gcaaaaaaatcaaataaaagaaaaatctggaaGGGACTCAAACAGTTAATAACACAAGAAAGATCTCAAGAGTGGGTTACAGAAGCTGTATTTT ACAGCAGCATTGATGCACCACCATCTTTTAAACCTGCTAAGAAGTACTCAGATTTATCTGGATTGCTG GGGAATTATACAGATCCACACACTCATCTAAGATTTGCTCAAGCTGATGAATATAGAACAATCCAAACATTACCAAGTGATATTGTTTCTGGTTACTTGACTCTTAGAAAGGCTTCAAATCCAGTTGGATAA
- the LOC124194585 gene encoding INO80 complex subunit C-like isoform X2, with the protein MAKKKKISNSKKNDAGSVSTVRTEPQVSSPISVDGPLDEVVCNEETKVDIPFKNKSYEAKKSNKRKIWKGLKQLITQERSQEWVTEAVFYSSIDAPPSFKPAKKYSDLSGLLGNYTDPHTHLRFAQADEYRTIQTLPSDIVSGYLTLRKASNPVG; encoded by the exons atggcaaaaaaaaagaaa atCTCAAACAGTAAGAAAAATGATGCTGGCAGTGTTAGTACAGTTCGCACAGAACCCCAGGTTTCAAGTCCCATATCTGTTGATGGTCCATTAGATGAGGTGGTGTGCAATGAAGAGACAAAAGTTGACATTCCATTTAAGAACAAATCTTATGAA gcaaaaaaatcaaataaaagaaaaatctggaaGGGACTCAAACAGTTAATAACACAAGAAAGATCTCAAGAGTGGGTTACAGAAGCTGTATTTT ACAGCAGCATTGATGCACCACCATCTTTTAAACCTGCTAAGAAGTACTCAGATTTATCTGGATTGCTG GGGAATTATACAGATCCACACACTCATCTAAGATTTGCTCAAGCTGATGAATATAGAACAATCCAAACATTACCAAGTGATATTGTTTCTGGTTACTTGACTCTTAGAAAGGCTTCAAATCCAGTTGGATAA
- the LOC124194613 gene encoding chloride intracellular channel exl-1-like, which produces MSLDVQSSQQMMVLYVKAGADGKRYGACPFCQRAFMVVLTKSLQHPFHFRSVTVNLAKPPEIFHQRGLRRVPSLEDGDQVIDNIDDIVSYLENKFPDNRLLYDNPKADSAIKNVFSRFCFYIKQISKDSTHLENELQVLNTFLGQRGSIFLCGNNLTHLDCEFLPKLQHIRVASAALKNFFIPISLTHIWAYLFAAYNSDVFVQTCPSDQEIVLHWLDRPQLGQMAYDEHKKLIQEPPKHSFDVPAVAALVNLE; this is translated from the exons ATGAGTTTAGATGTTCAAAGTTCACAACAAATGATG GTGTTGTACGTCAAGGCGGGAGCAGACGGAAAGCGCTACGGAGCCTGTCCATTTTGTCAG AGAGCCTTCATGGTAGTATTGACGAAATCTCTACAGCATCCCTTCCACTTCAGATCCGTCACCGTAAATTTAGCTAAACCACCAG aaatttttcatcaacGCGGATTGCGCCGTGTTCCGTCCCTTGAAGATGGAGACCAAGTGATTGACAACATCGATGATATCGTTTCTTATTTGGAG AACAAATTTCCGGACAACCGTCTACTGTACGACAACCCGAAAGCTGATTCTGCGATCAAAAATGTGTTCTCGCGCTTCTGTTTTTACATTAAGCAGATTTCAAAAGACTCCACACATCTTGAAAATGAGCTTCAAGTGTTGAACACTTTTCTCGGTCAACGAGGAAGCATATTCTTATGCGGGAATAATTTAACGCATCTAGACTGCGAATTCCTGCCGAAACTTCAACATATACGAGTTGCTAGTGCTGCTTTAAAGAATTTCTTTATACCCATTAGCCTTACTCACATCTGGGCGTATTTATTTGCTGCGTACAATTCTGATGTGTTTGTGCAAACTTGTCCGTCTGATCAAGAAATTGTGCTGCACTGGCTGGACCGGCCGCAACTAGGTCAAATGGCTTACGATGAACACAAAAAACTAATTCAGGAACCGCCAAAACATTCATTCGATGTTCCCGCAGTTGCAGCTCTGGTAAATCTCGAATGA
- the LOC124194605 gene encoding COP9 signalosome complex subunit 7b-like, giving the protein MTTDTKPTSFNPLEQFVLLAKSAKGAAAVELVKQALEAPGVYVFGELLDMPNITELQTDQFQPYYNLLKLFAFGTYRQYLENSSSLPELTPFQQQKLRHLTIVTLSETNKCIPYEVLVQQLDMKNLRELEDLVIEAIYGDVIHGKLDQRNGRLEVDFAIGRDAQVKDIGRIIQTLNDWCEACDAILGAVETQVMNANCEKEKHIKHRVAIEEEVLNIKKTLKSQIQESDDISLTGETRNEMLGDKGKKLAKGKGLKTNVPNKFWNKS; this is encoded by the exons ATGACGACTGACACTAAACCTACCAGTTTCAACCCCCTTGAACAGTTTGTACTGTTAGCAAAGTCGGCTAAAGGGGCTGCAGCTGTTGAATTAGTAAAGCAGGCTTTAGAAGCTCCTGGCGTTTATGTGTTTGGTGAACTACTCGACATGCCCAATATTACAgag cttCAAACTGATCAATTTCAACCTTACTACAATTTGCTGAAATTATTTGCCTTTGGAACATACAGACAATATCTTGAAAACAGTAGTTCATTGCCCGAGCTAACACCATTTCAGCAGCAGAAACTGAGACACTTAACAATTGTGACATTATCTGAAACCAACAAA TGCATTCCATATGAAGTGTTGGTCCAACAACTTGATATGAAGAATCTCAGAGAACTTGAAGATCTTGTCATTGAAGCCATCTATGGAG ACGTTATTCATGGGAAATTAGACCAGCGTAACGGTCGTTTGGAAGTTGATTTTGCAATTGGTCGAGATGCTCAAGTCAAAGACATTGGCCGAATCATTCAAACTTTGAACGATTGGTGTGAAGCATGTGATGCAATTCTCGGAGCCGTTGAAACCCAAGTCATGAATGCAAATTGTGAAAAGGAAAAGCATATCAAGCATCGTGTCGCTATCGAGGAGGAAgttttgaatattaaaaaaaccttgaaatcCCAA ATCCAGGAAAGCGATGATATATCTCTTACTGGTGAAACGCGCAATGAAATGTTAGGTGACAAAGGTAAGAAGCTTGCCAAGGGAAAAGGATTGAAGACCAATGTTCCAAATAAGTTTTGGAATAAATCctga